The Desulfomicrobium apsheronum genome has a window encoding:
- a CDS encoding FprA family A-type flavoprotein produces MHTKKITDGVFWMGAVDWDRRLFDSLVPLPDGTTYNAYLVEGSEKTALIDAVDPDMVDTLLGHLDGVEKLDYVISQHAEQDHSGTIALVLDLYPEAKVVTNAKAKGMLMDLLLIPDDKFIVVADGETLSLGDKTLTFILTPWVHWPETMSTYLAEDKILFSCDFFGSHIATSDLFVRDQGRVHEAAKRYFGEIMMPFRSMIAKNLEKLSPHDIRMIAPSHGQIYDSPGWIVDAYKDWVSGTAHNLVAFPFVSMHGSTRLMVDHLAAALSEREVRVELFNLAVTDIGKLAMSLVDAGTIVLGTPTVLAGPHPMAANAAFLANALRPKAKYLSIIGSYGWGGKTVETLAGMIPNLKVEVLEPVLCKGLPKDDTYEALERLADAIAAKHKESGFTA; encoded by the coding sequence ATGCATACGAAAAAAATCACTGATGGTGTTTTCTGGATGGGCGCGGTGGATTGGGACCGTCGGCTTTTCGATTCCCTGGTGCCGCTCCCAGACGGGACGACCTACAACGCCTATCTCGTGGAAGGCAGCGAAAAGACCGCGCTCATCGACGCCGTGGATCCGGATATGGTCGATACCTTGCTTGGGCATCTGGATGGTGTGGAAAAGCTGGATTACGTAATATCCCAGCACGCCGAGCAGGATCATTCCGGGACCATCGCCCTGGTGCTGGACCTGTATCCGGAAGCCAAGGTCGTGACCAACGCCAAGGCCAAGGGCATGCTCATGGACCTTTTGCTCATCCCCGATGACAAGTTCATCGTTGTAGCTGACGGCGAAACCCTCTCCCTTGGCGACAAGACGCTGACCTTCATTCTCACGCCCTGGGTGCACTGGCCGGAAACCATGTCCACCTATCTGGCCGAGGACAAGATCCTGTTCAGTTGCGACTTTTTCGGCTCGCACATTGCCACAAGCGATCTCTTCGTGCGCGACCAGGGCCGGGTGCATGAAGCCGCCAAGCGTTATTTCGGCGAGATCATGATGCCTTTTCGGTCCATGATCGCCAAGAACCTGGAAAAACTGAGCCCCCACGATATCCGCATGATCGCCCCCAGCCACGGCCAGATCTACGACAGCCCCGGCTGGATCGTGGACGCCTACAAAGACTGGGTTTCGGGAACGGCGCACAATCTGGTGGCTTTTCCCTTTGTCTCCATGCATGGCAGCACCCGGCTCATGGTCGATCACTTGGCGGCGGCCCTGTCCGAGCGCGAGGTGCGGGTGGAGCTTTTCAACCTCGCCGTGACCGACATCGGCAAGCTGGCCATGTCCCTGGTGGATGCGGGAACCATCGTGCTCGGCACTCCCACTGTGCTGGCCGGACCGCATCCCATGGCCGCCAATGCCGCGTTTTTGGCCAACGCCCTGCGGCCCAAGGCCAAATATCTGTCCATAATCGGCTCATACGGGTGGGGCGGCAAGACCGTGGAAACCCTGGCCGGAATGATACCCAATCTGAAGGTCGAGGTGCTTGAGCCTGTGCTGTGCAAGGGCTTGCCCAAGGATGACACTTATGAAGCCCTGGAACGGCTGGCGGACGCCATTGCCGCCAAGCATAAGGAGAGCGGCTTTACGGCATAG
- a CDS encoding phosphate ABC transporter substrate-binding protein yields the protein MKAWTHFVISLIVGVFLTSGFAHAGLLDSFAGQSGKIDIAGGTAHIPVMTEAAKRIMTANPGIRINIEGGGTGVGVQKAGEGLVDIGNTGRALSEDEIAKYGLVSFAFAVDGVTVVVNPANAVADLSAAQVQDIFAGKISNWKEVGGADAAITLYSRDEASGTREVFWGKMLKKGAIADSANIVASNGAMKVAVSQDAGAIGYMSIGFVDASVKAPTLEGIEPSQDNAKSGTYKVARKLYMNTKGQPQGLVKLFIDYVTSSECTDIIAKAGYIPLQ from the coding sequence ATGAAAGCTTGGACGCATTTTGTCATCTCACTGATTGTAGGTGTTTTCCTGACCAGCGGCTTTGCCCACGCCGGATTGCTCGACAGCTTCGCCGGCCAGTCCGGCAAGATCGACATTGCCGGCGGCACGGCTCACATTCCGGTCATGACCGAGGCCGCCAAGCGGATCATGACGGCCAACCCCGGCATCCGCATAAATATCGAAGGCGGAGGGACCGGTGTAGGAGTCCAGAAGGCTGGCGAAGGACTGGTCGATATCGGCAACACCGGCCGCGCCCTGTCCGAAGACGAAATTGCCAAGTATGGCCTTGTTTCCTTCGCGTTTGCCGTGGACGGAGTGACTGTGGTCGTCAATCCCGCCAACGCAGTGGCGGACTTGAGCGCGGCTCAAGTACAAGACATTTTTGCCGGCAAGATATCCAACTGGAAGGAAGTCGGCGGAGCCGACGCGGCCATTACGCTCTATTCCCGCGACGAGGCCAGCGGCACGCGAGAAGTTTTCTGGGGCAAGATGCTCAAGAAAGGAGCCATCGCCGACAGCGCCAACATAGTGGCCTCCAACGGCGCCATGAAGGTGGCCGTGTCGCAGGATGCCGGCGCAATCGGCTACATGAGCATCGGTTTCGTGGATGCCTCGGTCAAGGCGCCCACGCTGGAGGGAATCGAACCCTCGCAGGACAACGCCAAATCCGGCACCTACAAGGTGGCCCGCAAACTCTACATGAACACCAAGGGCCAGCCCCAGGGATTGGTCAAACTGTTCATCGACTATGTGACCAGCTCCGAGTGCACGGACATCATCGCCAAGGCCGGCTACATCCCGCTCCAGTAG
- a CDS encoding HPP family protein encodes MHYFKKMRGTTQSPPRVAAMEVLWSWVGAVIGIALVGLIHAKMVDQTGQALLIGSFGATAVLVYGAIRSPLAQPRNVLGGHVLSAIIGVCAQQVLGETPWLAAAVAVATAIAAMHLTKTLHPPGGATALIAVIGGDSVHSLGYMYALVPAGLGAVVLLLVALVVNNIPKGRRYPEFWF; translated from the coding sequence ATGCACTATTTCAAGAAAATGCGCGGCACGACGCAAAGCCCGCCCCGGGTGGCCGCCATGGAAGTGCTCTGGTCCTGGGTCGGCGCGGTGATCGGCATCGCCCTTGTGGGGCTGATTCATGCCAAAATGGTCGATCAAACCGGCCAGGCTTTGCTGATTGGATCTTTCGGAGCCACGGCGGTGCTGGTTTACGGGGCTATTCGCAGCCCCCTCGCACAACCGAGAAATGTGCTCGGGGGGCATGTTCTTTCCGCAATAATTGGTGTATGCGCGCAGCAGGTTCTCGGCGAAACTCCATGGTTGGCCGCCGCGGTGGCCGTGGCCACGGCCATTGCGGCCATGCACCTGACCAAGACCCTGCATCCTCCGGGCGGGGCCACGGCGCTGATCGCGGTCATCGGTGGAGATTCGGTGCATAGCCTGGGCTACATGTACGCCCTGGTTCCGGCGGGGCTGGGGGCGGTGGTCCTGCTGCTGGTCGCCTTGGTGGTCAACAACATCCCCAAGGGCAGGCGATATCCCGAATTTTGGTTCTAA
- a CDS encoding methyl-accepting chemotaxis protein, giving the protein MKNIKLGLKLIGGFCLTALIALAIGLLAINGMNNLTRGMDSIGSVSLPTVEHLLRMKGSISDLTTGLRTLLSSNLTSQERKDIATNITAMRAEYKKSLDIYATLPQTAEAQAIWKQCQETLAGLSGTNNRVLELSQQLIARDIMNPDDLMQKLQQYRGDHYKLMTDIGRLLATGQNFEGGTDHQTCNFGKWSASFSTDNSDFDKAMEVVRVPHQAFHQTIHDIKEALAAGRDAEAQDLYRKLLPIAEEVFAHFRTIRGQAEASQKIFQEMGQLLMVESKAEQDKLDKLLIEVVNLAVEQSNRNLDTARAAASRDTTISIGGMILGVVIALALGLLLTRSITGPVYKGVEFARKIAQGDLTAKVDVDQKDELGILAQALRDMVAKLREIVTEVQSASDNVASGSEELSASAEQLSQGATEQAASVEEVSSSMEEMGSNIRQNADNATQTEKIALKAAQDAEAGGKAVNQAVGAMKNIAEKISIVEEIARQTNLLALNAAIEAARAGEHGKGFAVVAAEVRKLAERSGTAAAEISELSSTTVSVADQAGQMLTKLVPDIQRTAELVQEISAASSEQNAGAEQINRALQQLDQVIQQNASASEEMASTSEELSSQAEQLQSSISFFHLGATAARVTRQAAHRGMAQPPRRAPKALTAKGSASGLALDMGRDAEDDEFERF; this is encoded by the coding sequence ATGAAGAACATCAAACTTGGCCTCAAGCTTATCGGAGGCTTTTGCCTCACCGCTCTTATTGCCCTGGCCATAGGACTGCTCGCCATCAACGGCATGAACAACCTGACCCGGGGCATGGATTCCATTGGCTCCGTCTCCCTGCCTACAGTAGAACATCTGCTGCGCATGAAAGGCAGCATCTCCGACCTGACCACCGGGCTTCGTACGCTGCTCAGTTCCAATCTGACCTCTCAGGAACGCAAGGACATCGCCACGAACATCACCGCCATGAGAGCGGAATACAAGAAGTCCCTGGACATATACGCCACCCTACCCCAGACCGCCGAAGCCCAGGCAATCTGGAAACAATGCCAGGAGACCCTCGCCGGTCTGTCCGGAACCAACAACCGCGTGCTTGAACTAAGCCAGCAACTCATTGCCCGGGACATCATGAACCCCGATGACCTGATGCAAAAACTGCAACAATATCGCGGGGACCACTACAAGCTCATGACCGACATCGGCAGGCTTCTGGCCACCGGACAAAATTTCGAGGGCGGCACCGACCATCAGACTTGCAATTTCGGAAAATGGTCCGCGTCGTTCTCCACCGACAACTCCGATTTCGACAAGGCCATGGAGGTCGTACGTGTACCGCACCAAGCCTTCCATCAGACCATCCACGACATCAAGGAAGCCCTCGCGGCCGGGCGTGACGCCGAGGCCCAGGACCTGTACCGGAAGCTCTTGCCCATCGCGGAAGAAGTTTTTGCCCATTTCAGGACCATCCGGGGACAGGCGGAGGCTTCACAGAAAATCTTTCAGGAGATGGGGCAACTGCTCATGGTCGAATCCAAGGCAGAGCAGGACAAGCTCGACAAGCTCCTGATCGAGGTCGTGAACCTGGCGGTCGAGCAGAGCAACCGGAATCTCGACACTGCACGCGCCGCCGCCTCGCGGGACACCACCATTTCCATCGGCGGCATGATCTTGGGAGTCGTCATAGCCCTGGCTCTGGGACTTCTTCTGACCAGATCCATCACCGGGCCGGTGTATAAAGGCGTTGAATTTGCCCGCAAGATCGCCCAGGGCGACCTCACCGCCAAAGTGGATGTGGACCAGAAGGACGAACTGGGCATTCTGGCCCAGGCACTGCGCGACATGGTCGCCAAATTGCGCGAGATCGTAACCGAGGTGCAGTCGGCCTCCGACAACGTAGCCTCGGGCTCCGAGGAACTGAGCGCGTCCGCCGAACAACTCTCCCAGGGCGCCACCGAGCAGGCCGCCTCCGTTGAAGAGGTTTCGTCGAGCATGGAAGAGATGGGTTCCAACATCCGTCAGAACGCCGACAACGCCACCCAGACCGAAAAGATCGCGCTCAAGGCCGCGCAGGATGCCGAAGCCGGCGGCAAGGCCGTGAATCAGGCCGTGGGCGCCATGAAAAACATCGCCGAGAAAATCTCCATCGTCGAAGAGATCGCCCGTCAGACCAACCTGCTGGCCCTCAATGCCGCCATCGAGGCTGCTCGCGCGGGCGAACACGGCAAGGGCTTCGCGGTGGTCGCGGCGGAAGTGCGCAAGCTGGCCGAACGCAGCGGTACGGCCGCAGCAGAGATCAGCGAGCTGTCCTCCACCACCGTGAGCGTGGCCGACCAGGCCGGGCAGATGCTGACCAAGCTCGTCCCGGACATCCAGCGCACGGCCGAACTGGTGCAGGAAATCTCCGCCGCATCGAGCGAACAGAACGCCGGAGCCGAGCAGATCAACAGGGCCCTGCAGCAGCTCGACCAGGTCATTCAGCAGAACGCCTCGGCCTCCGAGGAAATGGCCTCCACATCCGAGGAACTGTCCAGCCAGGCCGAGCAGTTGCAGTCCTCCATCTCCTTCTTCCACTTGGGCGCCACAGCGGCCCGCGTCACCCGGCAGGCTGCCCATCGGGGCATGGCCCAGCCGCCCAGAAGGGCTCCAAAGGCCCTGACGGCCAAGGGTTCAGCCAGCGGACTGGCGCTTGATATGGGGCGGGATGCTGAAGACGATGAATTCGAACGTTTCTAA
- a CDS encoding chemotaxis protein CheW — protein MSDNTTLQYLTFALGDEVFALETGSVREVIELVPVTRIPKTPPFMRGVINLRGHAVPVVDLRIKFDMPKAQDTVNTCIIIVDVEVEGESCYMGAIVDSVREVFEMTSDQINPPPRMGTSIRADFIRGMGKQNEEFIMILDIGKVFSQEELARMRDDEGLEA, from the coding sequence ATGAGTGACAACACCACCCTGCAATATCTGACCTTTGCCCTGGGCGATGAGGTCTTTGCCCTGGAGACCGGTTCCGTGCGCGAGGTCATCGAACTTGTGCCCGTGACCCGCATCCCCAAAACGCCGCCCTTCATGCGCGGAGTCATCAACCTGCGCGGCCACGCCGTGCCCGTGGTCGACCTGCGCATCAAGTTCGACATGCCCAAAGCCCAGGACACGGTGAACACCTGCATCATCATCGTGGACGTCGAGGTCGAGGGCGAGAGCTGCTACATGGGAGCGATCGTCGATTCCGTGCGCGAGGTCTTTGAAATGACAAGCGACCAGATCAACCCGCCGCCGCGCATGGGCACGTCCATCAGGGCGGACTTCATCAGGGGCATGGGCAAGCAGAACGAGGAGTTCATCATGATCCTCGATATCGGCAAGGTCTTCTCCCAGGAAGAACTGGCACGTATGCGCGACGATGAAGGACTTGAAGCGTAG
- a CDS encoding CBS domain-containing protein, producing the protein MNDQCGLPDLTEEDVLDAMRSMQGYVDITPGTFREIYALAYDLALKRVTSMGKAEDIMTAPVHCLRTGMSASEAAAHMAGLGISGAPVLDGQGRICGVVSEKDYLRKMGLPGTASFMTVVATCLTKPGCMVADMRTLPVDGIMSIPPVVASPRTSVAELSEMLARHSINRLPICDEQGRPVGIVTRTDLVGAMCGR; encoded by the coding sequence ATGAACGATCAATGCGGTCTTCCGGACTTGACCGAGGAGGATGTCCTCGACGCCATGCGTTCCATGCAGGGCTACGTGGACATCACGCCCGGGACATTCCGGGAGATATATGCCTTGGCGTACGACCTGGCCCTGAAACGGGTTACGTCCATGGGCAAGGCCGAGGACATCATGACCGCGCCCGTGCATTGCCTGCGAACAGGCATGAGCGCTTCGGAAGCCGCCGCGCACATGGCGGGGCTCGGAATCAGCGGCGCGCCCGTGCTCGACGGGCAGGGCAGGATATGCGGAGTCGTCTCGGAAAAGGACTATCTGCGAAAGATGGGTCTGCCCGGCACGGCCAGTTTCATGACCGTGGTCGCCACATGCCTGACCAAGCCGGGTTGCATGGTCGCGGACATGCGCACGTTGCCGGTGGATGGCATCATGAGCATCCCACCCGTGGTTGCTTCCCCCCGGACGTCCGTGGCGGAACTCTCGGAGATGCTGGCCAGGCATTCCATCAATCGCCTGCCCATCTGCGACGAGCAGGGTCGCCCCGTAGGCATCGTGACCCGGACCGACCTCGTCGGCGCCATGTGCGGGAGGTAG
- the hcp gene encoding hydroxylamine reductase, with the protein MFCFQCQETAKNTGCTVKGMCGKPEETANLQDLLIFVLRGIAVYGERLKELGQPDRSNDDFVLQALFATITNANWDDSRFVVLIQDALARRDRLKAAFLAAYKAKHGKDFADPLPEAATWSADSSAFAEKAKSVGILATENEDVRSLRELLIIGLKGVAAYADHAAVLGFRKPEIDDFMLEALASTTKDLSVDEMVALVMKAGNMAVTTMALLDEANTTTYGNPEITTVNIGVGTNPGILISGHDLKDMEELLKQTEGTGVDVYTHGEMLPANYYPAFKKYSHFVGNYGGSWWEQNREFESFNGPILLTTNCLVPLKKENTYLDRLYTTGVVGYEGATHIPDRPEGGAKDFSALIAQAKKCPPPVEIETGSIVGGFAHHQVLALADKVVEAVKSGAIKRFVVMAGCDGRQKSRGYYTEVAENLPKDTIILTAGCAKYRYNKLNLGDIGGIPRVLDAGQCNDSYSLAVIALKLKEVFGLDDINDLPVSYDIAWYEQKAVAVLLALLALGVKGIRLGPTLPAFLSPNVAKVLVENFNIKPIGTVQDDIAAMMAGN; encoded by the coding sequence ATGTTTTGCTTTCAGTGTCAGGAAACGGCCAAGAATACGGGCTGCACGGTCAAGGGCATGTGCGGCAAACCCGAAGAGACCGCCAATTTGCAGGATTTGCTCATTTTCGTGCTGCGCGGCATCGCCGTGTACGGCGAGAGACTCAAGGAGCTTGGGCAGCCGGATCGTTCCAATGATGATTTCGTGTTGCAGGCTCTCTTTGCCACCATCACCAACGCCAACTGGGACGACTCCCGCTTCGTGGTTTTGATCCAGGACGCGCTGGCGCGTCGCGATCGTCTCAAAGCTGCATTTCTGGCCGCATACAAAGCCAAACACGGTAAGGATTTCGCCGATCCGCTGCCCGAGGCCGCGACCTGGAGCGCGGACTCGTCCGCCTTCGCCGAAAAGGCCAAAAGCGTCGGCATTCTTGCCACGGAGAACGAGGACGTGCGCTCCCTGCGTGAGCTTCTGATCATCGGCCTCAAGGGCGTGGCCGCCTATGCGGATCATGCGGCGGTGCTGGGTTTTCGCAAGCCCGAGATCGACGACTTCATGCTTGAAGCCCTGGCCTCCACGACCAAGGACCTGTCTGTAGATGAAATGGTCGCCCTGGTCATGAAGGCCGGGAACATGGCCGTGACCACCATGGCCCTGCTCGACGAGGCCAACACCACGACCTACGGCAACCCGGAGATCACCACGGTCAACATCGGCGTGGGCACGAACCCCGGTATCCTCATCAGCGGCCATGATCTGAAGGACATGGAAGAATTGCTCAAGCAGACCGAAGGCACGGGCGTGGATGTCTACACTCACGGCGAGATGCTCCCGGCCAACTACTATCCCGCCTTCAAGAAATACTCCCATTTCGTGGGCAACTACGGCGGTTCCTGGTGGGAGCAGAACCGGGAATTCGAATCCTTCAATGGTCCCATCCTGCTGACCACCAACTGTCTGGTGCCGCTCAAAAAAGAGAACACCTACCTTGATCGTCTCTACACCACGGGCGTGGTCGGTTACGAAGGCGCTACGCACATTCCCGACCGTCCGGAAGGCGGGGCCAAGGATTTCTCGGCGCTGATCGCCCAGGCCAAGAAATGTCCTCCGCCCGTTGAGATCGAGACTGGGAGCATCGTCGGCGGCTTCGCGCACCATCAGGTTCTGGCCCTGGCCGACAAGGTGGTGGAAGCGGTCAAGTCCGGCGCCATCAAGCGTTTCGTGGTCATGGCCGGTTGCGACGGACGTCAGAAGTCGCGCGGCTATTACACCGAGGTGGCCGAGAACCTGCCCAAGGATACCATCATCCTGACGGCCGGTTGCGCCAAGTATCGCTACAACAAGCTGAACCTGGGCGACATCGGCGGTATCCCGCGCGTGCTCGATGCCGGGCAGTGCAACGATTCCTATTCCCTGGCCGTCATCGCCCTGAAGCTCAAAGAGGTCTTCGGCCTCGATGACATCAACGATCTGCCCGTGTCCTACGACATCGCCTGGTACGAGCAGAAGGCCGTGGCCGTGCTGCTGGCCCTGTTGGCGCTGGGCGTGAAGGGCATTCGCCTCGGGCCCACGCTGCCGGCCTTTTTGTCCCCGAATGTGGCCAAGGTGCTGGTCGAGAACTTCAACATCAAGCCCATCGGCACCGTGCAGGACGACATCGCGGCCATGATGGCCGGAAACTAG